CTGTATCTGATCCATGAGTCACAGCATGCCGAGATCTTGTACGATAATAATAACCACTAATAAGAGATACATAACTTCCACCACTAGCAACTGAATCATTATAGTTGCTAAATGTTCCTATATAACTTATATCCACCCATTTTTTCTCAACACTTGAATCCCAAATTTGCAAATAAACCTCTACCTCCACTTTATCAACTGGATAATAAGCTCCCGACTTTCCCACCACAAAAGCAGATGTACCAATGATTTCAATTGAGCTGGTTCCATATTTTAAATATTGAGTAGAAGATAGTGTTGAGTAAGAGCCGTCTTTTTTAAGAAAAACATCTCCAATACTACCTTCCCCATAATATGGATCCTGCGATTCTATCCCAATACTTGGTTTAGCCGGTTTTTCATCACCCTCAGCCATTACACTCATTCCACTAGGGAAATTAAGAATGAAAAGCAGAAAAGAAATAACAAAAATTAATCTTTTTTTCATAGTTTTTCTCTCCTTTCCTATCAACTCCTAGACGTAAAAAGGAAAGTTTTAGATGCTATTTTTCTTCATTCAAGTGAAAAAAATCCCCCAGCTCGTTAATAAAAACTAGGGGATCCTATTTATGCAGTTTTCTTGATGTCATTGTAGAACTATTTATTTATGCTGTTACCTTGTTGTCTTTTTGGTAGAACT
Above is a window of Bacillaceae bacterium S4-13-56 DNA encoding:
- a CDS encoding DUF6147 family protein, whose protein sequence is MKKRLIFVISFLLFILNFPSGMSVMAEGDEKPAKPSIGIESQDPYYGEGSIGDVFLKKDGSYSTLSSTQYLKYGTSSIEIIGTSAFVVGKSGAYYPVDKVEVEVYLQIWDSSVEKKWVDISYIGTFSNYNDSVASGGSYVSLISGYYYRTRSRHAVTHGSDTETATSYSSYLWYP